The region TCGGCATCTTGTCGAATATGCCGACCTCACTGTCGGTGCTCGTGCGCGAGCGCCATGAGTGGCTCGATCACTGTGCAGCAGTGGCCTTGAGCTGCGATATTGGGGTGGCAAAGCCGCGGCCGGAGGCTTATCGCGTAGCTGTCGATGCCCTCGGCGGTACTCCGCAGGAGACCTATTTCTTCGACGACAACGAAGCTTATGTCGAAGGTGCGCGCGAGGCGGGGCTCAACGCCTTCTTATTTCGAGACCGCGAGACGGTCCTCGAGTGCCTGCGCGACCTTTCCTAGTTCGATCGGATCGCGCAGCAGCGGGTCGAGTGCGACTGCGCGGGAGACGGCACGCACGATTTCGCGGTGGGTGGGAATCATGCGCAGCTGCACGGACTGTGCGTGCTTGCGAACCACGGAAGCGAAGCGGCGGGGTGCTTCGGAGTCATCGGCAAAGGCAGAGCCGGCGATGACCACGGTGTTTGGAGCATACTTATCGATGAGCTGAGCTGTCAGCGTGCCTAACTGATGTGCACGCTCGTTGAGGATGCTGCGCTCATCGGCAGAAGAGTCCTTGATGACCTTCTCGATGTGTGCTGTGGTCAGGACTTCTTCGGCACGACCGTTGCCCAACAGCGAGGAGCGGACCTGGGGAAGCGGACGAATTTGCTTCACGCCCTCGGAATCGGAGAGTGCTGCGCCCAGCGAGTCGTCGGCAAAGAGCACCAGGACGGTCTCATCGACGTTGGTGGGCGTGCCTTGGGTTTCAGAACCAAGGATTGCAGGAACGGCCGCGGAAACGGTGACCGGTACCTGGAATTGGAACTCCAGGCGGGAGCGGATGTCGAAGCCTTGCCAGCCCAGGTTGGGTGCGGTGACGCGGTCGCGGTCGTCGAGCTGACCGGAGGTGGTG is a window of Corynebacterium camporealensis DNA encoding:
- a CDS encoding ROK family transcriptional regulator, which gives rise to MIKPGPAFTRPRIPAAKCLQLVRLNPIITRSELVESTGLSQPTITRATTALLNIGLIQERHDLTRSQGRGRPTVPLESAEAPWILAGIAVGTEATYIALYDTMGRLLRDDVVNTHVASLSQADFIEYIIAGVNKLLVDQRHRLVSVGVTTSGQLDDRDRVTAPNLGWQGFDIRSRLEFQFQVPVTVSAAVPAILGSETQGTPTNVDETVLVLFADDSLGAALSDSEGVKQIRPLPQVRSSLLGNGRAEEVLTTAHIEKVIKDSSADERSILNERAHQLGTLTAQLIDKYAPNTVVIAGSAFADDSEAPRRFASVVRKHAQSVQLRMIPTHREIVRAVSRAVALDPLLRDPIELGKVAQALEDRLAVSK